A section of the Ciceribacter thiooxidans genome encodes:
- a CDS encoding SixA phosphatase family protein — protein sequence MTSVTPSQNRIYLLRHAKSGWAQPGERDFDRALNDAGREEAASVAERAIERGYRPDLILSSTARRCRETADAFRGAYSTRTEFQYLDELYNCTADTYLDILANFKNYGSVMVVGHNPSIEEVLFLLAGSEAAQTVVPEGFPTAGLAVLDRAANAASRSRPWVLMDFLGG from the coding sequence ATGACCTCGGTGACGCCCTCCCAAAATCGTATCTACCTGCTGCGGCACGCGAAATCCGGTTGGGCGCAACCGGGGGAGCGCGACTTCGACCGCGCTCTGAACGACGCCGGTCGCGAGGAGGCGGCAAGCGTAGCGGAGCGCGCGATCGAGCGCGGCTACCGCCCGGATCTGATTTTGAGTTCCACGGCGCGGCGCTGCCGTGAAACGGCCGACGCCTTCCGCGGTGCCTATTCGACACGGACCGAGTTCCAGTATCTCGACGAACTCTACAACTGCACCGCCGACACCTATCTGGATATCCTTGCAAACTTCAAGAATTACGGCTCGGTGATGGTGGTCGGGCACAATCCCTCCATCGAGGAAGTGCTGTTCCTGCTCGCCGGCAGCGAGGCAGCCCAGACCGTGGTGCCGGAAGGCTTCCCGACCGCCGGCCTTGCCGTCCTCGACCGCGCGGCCAACGCCGCGTCCCGCAGCCGGCCGTGGGTCCTGATGGACTTCCTGGGCGGCTGA
- the dksA gene encoding RNA polymerase-binding protein DksA produces MSEKIDLSNYVLSEDDEFMNANQRAYFRAKLIAWKNDILREARETLDHLAEESANHPDLADRASSETDRAIELRARDRQRKLISKIDAALQRIEDGTYGYCEETGEPIGLKRLDARPIATLSIEAQERHERREKVYRDE; encoded by the coding sequence TTGAGTGAGAAGATCGATCTTAGCAATTATGTGCTCTCGGAAGACGATGAGTTCATGAACGCGAACCAACGGGCCTACTTCCGCGCAAAGCTCATAGCCTGGAAAAACGACATCCTTCGTGAAGCCCGTGAAACGCTCGACCATCTTGCCGAGGAAAGTGCCAACCATCCCGATCTCGCGGACCGCGCATCATCCGAAACGGATCGTGCCATTGAGCTTCGTGCCCGTGATCGTCAGCGCAAGCTGATCTCCAAGATTGACGCGGCATTGCAGCGTATCGAGGACGGCACCTACGGGTACTGCGAGGAGACCGGTGAGCCGATCGGGTTGAAGCGGCTGGATGCCCGGCCGATCGCCACGTTGTCGATCGAGGCGCAGGAGCGCCACGAGCGACGTGAAAAGGTCTACCGGGACGAATAA